Part of the Nicotiana sylvestris chromosome 2, ASM39365v2, whole genome shotgun sequence genome, ctctatggggttcagtcacaccaaaacaaaaatccagttTTTTCCCCAAAAGTTAAACTGGGGCAGACATTATAATAATTCGGCGATAATGCCGCCTGGACGGTTCCagagttgtaattcgatccaagttcttttgaccccaaacctgttgcaagtccttccgatcaatcggtaaaagtttcttcaaaatcaaaggaCGCAGTTGCTCGGATCCGACGCAGTcaggatgagagaaataaaatgagagagtcttattggtgaaaacctacaggcaccataaggcgatggcgagcagagaaatcaaaatgagagagtcttgttagtgaaaactcatgacgagcactataaggcgacggtaagaagagaaatgagagaggtcggctagcgaaaactcgcaaagggcgctgtcggccgaaaagaggatttcaccacagaaggttctggcaaggttccctggtttggaaacatagatccgtttggtTCGTGAGAAAATGTAGGTTCGTGAGAGTCGGGCATCTAGTCCAAAAGCAGGTTATGtcaatttaaagccagcatgcacctcagataagtctttcttttccccGAAAAGGACGCTTCTCTTTTTAAATTCATTTCCTCGCTCTTTTTTTACCTTTCTTTGGATTCCTTTTCGGTTTAACCCTAAGACCCAAAacatgctagaaagaaaaggtggcaggaccggtttcacagggctctgtctggcaagaggtggagaacatacccggcctcaatgatgcgtcagtccaatcccgactgatcgtgacgtttgattacctcaaaatccccaagcagagtgAGACGGAAGAAACAGAGCCGTACACGCGCAAATCATCGTGAAATCCTGAAATAttgagtcttatcagtttgaaaggaggtcgccttggaagccaatcaatggcgaattttctcaacagaaatgaggcttgggaccaagaaaaacaatgaagtccacaaaaccgaccacaatttcaaactaacaattttcgTTTGTTTGAAGTTGAAGTAGTTGCGATACAAAACGAACTAAGCAGGAAGCAGGTACAACCCTGCGAGAGGTAGGTGCAGCCAAAAGGAAATGCGCAAGGGTTAGAAATAGCTATGCtgcaataatcaacccaaaagggaagtctcctcccgattctttcctgcattttttctaacccgatgatttccccggcataacccgaggactctctcccttttccggcataacctgaggactctttccctttcccggcataacccgtggacctccctggcataacccagggacctctttccattttccagcataacccgatgacttctccggcataacccgaggacctctttcccttttccggcataacccgatgacttccccggcataacccgtggacctccctagcataacccagggacctctttccctttccggcataacccgaggactctctccctttttcggcataacccgtggatctccccggcataacccgaggactctttccctttcccggcataacccgtggacctccctagcataacccagggacctctttcccttttccggcataacccgatgacttcccgacataacccgaggacctctttcccttttccggcataacccgatgacttccccggcataacccgaggactcttttcctttttcggcataacccgatgacttccccagcataacccatggacctccctggcataacccagggacctctttccctttccgtcataacccgaggactctctcctttttccagcataacccgtggacctccccggcataacccgaggactctttccctttcccggcataacccgtggacctccctggcataacccagggacctctttcccttttccggcataacccgatgacttccccggcataacccgaggacctctttcccttttccggcataatccgatgacttccccagcataacccgaggactcttttcctttttcgtcataacccgatgactttctcggcataacccgtggacctctctggcataacccagggacccctttccctttccggcataacccgaggactctttcccttttccggcataacccgatgacttccccgatataacccgatgacttccccggcataacccgatgacttccccggcataacccgaggactcttttcctttcccggcataacctgtggacctccctggcataacccagggaccactttcccttttccggcataacccgatgacttctccggcataacccggtgaatcttcccggcataacccgatgacttccccggcataacccgatgaatcttcccggcataacccgtggactttttccggcataacccgatgacttccccggcataactcgataaATTTTccaggcataacccgtggactttttctggcataacccgatgaatcttcccagcataacccgatgaatcttcccggcataacccgtggaccttttccggcataacccgatgaatcttcccggcataacccgtggacactttccagcataacctggcaatcctcccaatttagggctctgatccctaagttgagcaagtttccatttagccagcattagagctccactccctgaactgagcgttctTCTGTTTAGCCAgccttagggctccaatccctgaactgagcatttttctgttaagccgacattagggctccaatccctaagttgtgcatttttaccttttgcgacattagggctccaatccctgagttgcacTTCGTAGACTAGGGTTTTTTCCAATCCCCGCATCAGTGCTGTAGAttattatggcaattaactcacggaattttcctagtgaaactggggcagaaaaatttcgttcgtttgttttgtttgtcttagcaggtttgacctcgaggcgcattgatcgagatgacctacgggatgagtctcaatcttgaataaagaaaagaagaaaaggacaaaaGGAGAAGATGTCCCCAAATACTGGAACAAACAAACGGTGGGTCGCTCCAAAATTTGATCAAAGTCCCGAGTTCcgccaatcccgtctcactcaataccgcagaaataaacaggcgcctacaacttgcgagcatcaagattcggatcgaagtctacaagcagaatcagctaagacccaagatcaagttgcaaaggaattatagatagggatcttgtaactagcaattgacacgcataagtagttagttcaatttcaattttcctttggttgtaataaggcgatcAGTAAAGCaacagtggcaacaacaacagcagtaacagcaagcatcgcaatcccagggtagtcccagctaacaaagttttccgaactacattgacctgattcctgtttagcccaagatatgtaggaaacctctgaagcaaaggttcggtcaaatctttttcaaaaaaatgcttcatacggagtactcggatgggcaaaaatcgttcactttatctttgcacgaaaacccttcgtgtcttcgggcaaagaggggcagctgtaagcacgtgatttttgccctatgaaagaattactcccaaaaattcaaaataaaatgatttttccttggtgtgcaattttattgaatttttgtggtatttttgtgtaattatttgtatatttgtctgtgcatgtttatttgttaaattaataaaaatacaaaaatatgtcgcattttgcattaggatttaattctacaattattagtaattaagtttgttttacaaaaattgaaaattacaaaaataggcatcttttgcattattagcatttaatgtccaattgtacaatttcatgcttaattatgacttaattgtgtgttaattattattgggagttaatttgcgcttttataaattaatttagttctatatgatagttTAAGGATTTtaagaatttagttttagaaaaataaaagaaaaaaagagagcaaaaaaataaagaaaatcggaattaggcctcttcttcaatttcaaaccacaagcccaaataattgcccaaccttccccatggcCCGGTCCATatccaccgggtcgacccggtccataacccaaaagacccaacacccccctatcttgcatttcaaaaaaacaaaacaaaacaaaaccctaaaaaaacacTACCTACCCCCCCTCTctatcttcttctccaaaaaagcTCCAAACAAACCCATCAATGGCTGCCCTTCCCCCGCCTCTTCtccttcacatacacacacacacacacaaccacggcaacgcaacacacacacacccgctgcccgtgtttcttctttttattcaagatcgcgagggtttcttcttcttcaagttcacgttgatcgttgcttcttcttcttcctcacttcatgctGCTGCGTTTCCAGTGACCCCATCGCTGCCACTGCTGTGGCTTCGTCTTCAAACgaccagccatggacgagcttcatcgagctcgaactcgagctcccatggctgtcGCTGCTGCTTCAGCTGTGCTACTAtgcatcgtctgcttcttctacTCCTTCAAGGACGTCCATGGCTTACCCTACTGTGCGTCGTCGAGCAGCTGAGTTTAAAACAAACCTCCACTGCTGCGTtgtctgcttcatcttcttcgtttcgtCTGAGCTCAAGTTGAGTGGTCGAGTtcccgagctccagccatggacgtgGGGGCTTTGCTTTCATCTTCTCCATCCAAGCAACCAAATGACCTGCTGCGTCATCCATGGCTGACCCTACTATTTCTGCTTCGTCGCATCCAAACAGACCCCATACAGAAATGGGTTCGTCGCTTCAGTACGGTCCGAAAACGAGACTcaaaccatctcgtttgttcgagctttggttggggtcgtcaaaacagtccatacgagttcatcgttggtcagtcattgttcgtcgtttcgatctgGTTAGTGGATTTTTTTAAGTTTCATTTTGtctatatttttgtttgatatttttcggatctgaaatcgataaatgattcaattcttgttttgtttgttcatcgttgaaataattttctagtttgttcatatgttttgttgatttaattttcagattcaaatggaactttgattaattagtttttcagtttatttcatgtgcttttattttgtatttttgtagaagaaattgttagtttaattttaatattgttagatttagtttaaatcatttgaatccgtcatgtttgttatttaatatggatctaatgcatgtttattctttgtttgaagttcatccagtaatttaatgtgagtttatgttttggtttttgatttattgatttagtttgaatcatgtattgtgttgttaatattgttgtttccttgctcatcaatttttggtctaagataaccaggattggttcccaatatggttaatttatgcacattaatttgatgttgttcaatttgtgttcatgtgatttgttgttgaattggttcagaaatcgtgttcatgtggtttgttgtttgaatttgtgtagaaattggtcatattggctatattttggttgagtttgattaattgattggttatagctgatgggggtagtttggtaaattgcagtacgttcaggggtaaaatggtaattgcaataaggtcggaggggtagtctaggaattgtacattttgtaactctttatgttaagcatgggggacaaaatgtaatggggtgtgggtgatataattgtttaatataatgggggacaagacataatgtagtggatgggaatattgtatttgtttatgttaggcatgggggacaagatgcaATGGgatggggttgatatatttgtttaatgtagtgggggatgagtgggaagataatgggtttggtaggataaagtgtgattttattaattgattaaagggtttgggatgggatataaataaaagaacttgatcagatttttagagagaatagaaagaagacagaatacagaagaaaatttgaagagagaggaaattccgaaaaatactaagactttagaaaataaaaagaaaaacattctggaaattcaaaagaagaaaagtatacacctgatatacaatccaaatattctgatatacggattcagaaattaagggttaaacactaactagtctttcaaaatctgaaatcCCTTTGCTTCtatccgttgattgttgttgttgtttctggatttttgtcttgattttaaaatgtgtcactaagtttctcgttgctggttgttactggttgctgggttgctgttgttgtatgctactgaatttctgctgatctcccttttcttttgcttccaatatcaagtacacaactgacacgctgattattgtaaactgaaacaggaagcatgaatacgaaaaaatgaagagttgaagttctaaatttattttaattatattctgaattttatttgtatatataaattatttagcttacaaaaatcagaatcatgtagctatttaatatatatagtggaacatctgacgatagcttaacgatgaactatctatatatattgcctaaaaataaatgaatggtgtagcaactccgtctagttaaaaatcaaacgaataggccatttcggaacttgtaggaatattgtttagttaaataatattggttaatttcagcatgtaaatggtttaggattaaaattagattgctaagtttttttttaatttgacaaactgagaacatgcctagtataatgtaactaggtagtaacatgtgaataagacggcctaggtctagttttatgtcatacacgttgggcctgggcccgcattggcaacggactgccctgcttgcatcattttcagaatttatgaatcatattcgaaacccaactataacaactcaagcatgtaaataaattaagaccttttctctttcattttatagagacataatagaaaaatgtagtcattgtaggtttatcctttcataaaatgagacgagcctcaccaaataaaacaatgcaaattgcggagccctcaataactggtcacaataaaatatttagaatttaggatggattgtttagtgaatttcactgtcttccccaaagacaataaacgcgttagactctttaggcgcgacttaattaaattacattcttaaactcgggtgcacatttatgtgacccaaattcaaatctcaacggagtcggaatgtattaacaaccatgggtgcattgactgtgacgtggttcgagacgtattttcacaacgttgcaattctataaaaatgatgataataataaaagcggtttaaacttaatgaagcacataagtaataacatgtattaaatcagatatctagccattataacaatttaagcgactgtgctagaaccacgggattcgagggtgcctaacaccttccctcgggtcaacagaattccttacttagaatttctggttcacaaacttcatttggaaagtcgaatattttcctcgatttgggattcaagataaaccggtgacttgggacaccaaaagccaaacctttcccaagtggcgattctaaattaaataaataatcccatttcgaatattgtcacttaaattggaaaaactccctcgcgcattttacccttcggggcgggcgcgcaaaaaggaggtgtgacaagtgcggggtcggatactactggggattgtgacttggtccaccccgtgtgatgtttatactatactggtgattgatacacatacttcattgatattactgggcttgatgccatgtttggggccttgtgccgatttgtaaaatccttcgaggattgatattactgcttagcatgatttgcatatcatttaatttcagtccaaggttttaaatgttgttttgcaaactcagccataattctaagtgttgaaaacttaaatgatatttttaaatgtattctgggctgggaacttctgttttgtaaatgcccaaggggcttattatattattttctggactgattataaagtgacttgaaacagtggtaacaatgacactgtgtgatatacttgacacagtggtaacaatgacactgtgtgatatacttgaaatagtgctaacaatgacactggatgatatacttgaacagtggtaacaatggcactgtatgatataaattggtcaggtaacaatggctgaccggtcaggtaacaatggctgaccaagatattgtgcttgggctgtaggagcccctccggagtctgtacacacccccagtgagcgccgtcgacgataaataaatatggatggctcgggctgcacgccgcagtgggtactggaatgtaccatcatatgcattgcattgcattcatgtatttgtatttatactggtgtttagctgctcagttccatatgttgctgtatatttggattttagcttactttgtgtatttactggattttcttatcttcggactgtagttacttttattactcactgggtcggagtactcactttactccctgcaccttgtgtgcagatccagggcagtctcaagctcagtagatccagttgatcagcagatccagcctctgggagtatcgaggtagctgcacggcgttcgcaaccattgatcttctccctcctatcctatctctttatttccgcattatcataCTTTGGATATatcatgtattaggatgatattctgtattctagaggctcagattcgtgacaccgggtcctagtgagattatgttgtgtattttgttaaactcTTCAGTACTTTGATCTTGAATTAATTGATATTTccatccgctatttttgataaattgggttaagtatTGAATAATGGTCGGGTTTGCCTAGTAgtatgttgggcgccatcacgaccgagatTTGGGTCCTCACAGAAGTAGCTTAAATTTATATGTTTGTAACATGCTAAACTGGAACTCCTTATCTTTGAGGCAGTGTGTGCTATTAAGATCTGATGCAACCAAAAGATAACATTACTATTCTGCACTAatctctttccttttttattttcacCATGAATTCAGCAATAAAAAGCAAAGCCTTGACTCCCATGCTTTTTAACAGGAATTAATAGAGAAAAGTGCTTAGTTCAGCTAGCAGGGAAAGAAGCAGAGACGTGCAAGTAAAATTCTTTCCTAGTTTTCCCAGAGAATTTTATACAGTATCAAGATTTCAAGCGACAAAGACATTTTTCCTATACCAGTTTTCGTGTTTCATAACTTCAAAAACTGAAATGGAAATGAATGAGGAGAACCTGTCCAGATTGGCAATCCCACACTCTTACTATCTTGTCCGTACTCCCTCAATAAAGCTTATCCGAGCCTGATGGAAAAGCAATCCCTGTAACGACCTGTTTGCAAAAACCATTTAATTGGTATCTGCACAACTCACTCTCATTTATGTGAATCAGTTCAAAGGCGTAAAACTTGAATATGTTTCCAGTTATTCTCCTCTCTCACACACACAGAGAAACACAAAAGAAATTCACTTCTGGAACTGCAAGTAACATGATAGTCAACTGGACGCCAAGTTACTCCCTTCGTTCCAATGCATCTGCTATGAGAACCAACAATAAGGCTGATTAATTTGTAAAAAAGTGGATGCTTATCACACTAACTATATTTCAAACCAAAAAATTAGTAGACCGATTACCAGTACACTGAAACATCCATAAGTTTATTTAATCCAATTACATTTGATGAAATTTTACAATGTCCGATTGATGAATTAGCATATTAAAACCAAATTCGTATATGAAATTCATTGCCTATTCAAAAATGCGATGTAAGAAGTCTGTTAATCCATATTATGGCAAAtcatgacatatatatatttgtaatatttttaaaaaagttaATTTATATACAGAATAGAGAAATAGAGAAATATATAAGAAAAGAGCAGAAAAGTAAAGCGTACCTATTACATGCTTCAGATATGTTGTCAACATCTATTGTCACACTTGGTTAATGAATCTCAGTAACAAAAGTTGTACTTAAAGCTCAAAAAAGATATTGATTATCTTTCGAGTGTTAGACTAAATTTCGAAAAACTTCTTTAAATACAACATTTGTAGCTTCAGTAGTTATATTCCCATCGTCATCACAAACCAATATTTTTAATCCCTTTCTACTCGTCACTCGAGAAAGAGCAACATATAGTTGTCCATGTGTAAAAACtggtttttttaaaaataatcccACGTGAGACAATGACTGTCTTTGGCTTTTGTTGATTGTCATGGCAAAAGATACAATGATTGAAAATTGTCTTCGCTGGAACTTGAATGGAATTCTAGCATCAGATGGCGTCAATGTCATTCTTGGAATAAACACTTTCTGTCCAGCCATCTGTCCCGCTAAAACCTTTGCTTCAATAACTTGATTTCCAAGTTTAGTTATGATCAACCTTGTTCCATTACATAATCCTGCTGACTGACCAATATTTCTTAATAACATTAGTGGAATACCAACCTTTAGCGTAAGAGCATGATTTGGAACTCCAGAACATTTAATTGTATTTAAGAATTCAGGAGTGTGTACATGTTCCAGTGCTGAATAAGTACTATCAGAGTTGCAGATTGTATCGGAACTCAAATATGATTTCTCAGAACTTTCATTAAGGGAAATCATATATTCGTTGATTGATTCCACCATATCAAGAGTTTGAGTAAGAATGGCTCTTTGTTGTAGGTATCCTATATCATTGCAACGACTGTTGAAATTCGGATACGTACTTTCTACAATTGCAGATGTTGGATCAACGGATTGTTTTATCAAAAGATCATCTGGTATTTGGACTTTTTCATTGCCATCAACAGAAGTACCAACTATACCATCGCCAATTGCCAAAATCCAATCTGAAAAAACTCTCAACTCATCTAGATGTGTCCCTATTTCATTATCTTGCAATCTCATGTTCTTTGTTAACTTTAACAGTTGACAGTGAGGCCACAAATAAGAAGAATTGAGAGAAGCATTAACAATATCTTGCCTACTACCTTTTGGAATAACAGGTAATATTTGTCTGAAGTCAGCACCAAGAACAATTGTTTTACCTCCAAATGGTCGGTGTAAATTGGATGCATCTTTAAACCTAAGAATATCTCTTAAAGTTTTATCAAGAGCTTCAAAACAATATCTATGCATCATGGGTGCCTCATCCCAGATAATCAACTTTGCCTTAATAATTAAATTTGCTAAAGGAGTACCTTGCTTTATATTACATGTTGAATCTTCAGTTACATTTAGAGGAATCACAAATCTTGAATGAGCTTTTCGACCACCTGGTAACAACAAAGATGCAATCTCGCTAGATGCAACAGTTAAGACAATATCTCCTCTAGATATTATGGCAGAAGATAGAGTTCTCCAAATAAAAGTCTTGTCCGTTCCTCCAAAACCATATAAAAAGAAAAACTCACCTTTGTCTTCATTCAcatctcttattattttttcataaactGACTTTTGCTCATCTGTCAAATTCTTTACTAATTGTTGATGTTCCTCTGCCAAAGCGCGTTTATTATAACGCAATTCATCCCGTATTAATATATTATTGTTATCAACTTCTTCCGTATTATAAACAGGCCTTGGCATTGTTCGAAAATTTAGAAAACTTCTTCCACAACCTTTCAAAAAAGTTTCAAGCTTTTGCAAACAACgatttttcaattcttcatctgTTAGGTGAGCTTCTGAAATAACATTAGAATGTAAAATAATTAAATACAATTAATCTGTATTATAAACAGGCCTTGACATTGTTGGAAAATCTAGAAAAATACTTCGACAACCTTTCAAAAAAGTTTCAAGCTTTTGCAAACAACgatttttcaattcttcatctgTTAGGTAAGCTTCTGAAATAACATTATAATGTAAAATAATTAAATACAATTAAATGGTAAAGTTTACTTTAGCAACatgaaattaaaaataaaattaacgaAAAAATATATTGTTCAATAGTAGTGTACAttaattttaaacacatttaaCATACATAGAATTTGAACGAATAATATAGTTCAAACCATGTGGTTTTTTAATttgtaaaaattattattaattttatGCATATTATTATTCATAACCTATAAATAAAAAGCAGTATTTGCTATCCCAAaaaaatgaattgaaatttttccAAATAAAGTAGAGAATGCATAAAAGCGATTATAGCCTTTCCCAAAGTTTTAGAGCATTAAACACAATGCATTAATTTTCTATTACTTTTTATGTCTGAAAAATGCATTAATTAGTACCAATATTATTCCTATGATGTAAACACAATGTTATATTAAAAAgatatgaaaataagaaaatattgcTTAACGAACCTTAAGTTGTGGAGTGAATTTTGTATGAagttgaaaaaacaaaaaaaaaaagaaataaatgaacAATCAGGTTAATATGAATTAAGTAATTAAAAATAAAGCTAACTAACAAAGTTAAGCAAATCAGCCATTATTCAGAATTGTCATATCATAACTGGAAACTTTAACCATTAAATACATACCCGGGTGATCCAATATTCTTCTTTCTTCATAAAGGATATCTTCTGATAGTAAATGCCATGTTGCTTGCCAAACACTTTCTGAACGTGACATTGAATTTGATAAAAGTAGCATAGCAAATATTTGCCTAAGATATGATGTCATTCCCCAATTACTTGCTTCCATGATAGCATCCACGTATTCCTTATCATAATCATCTAATAAACCCAAAGCATAACATGCATCTCTAAATGTCTCATGATCAGAACCgttgattttttttaaatcctCATAGCTTTTTGGACCTTTAACTACATTCAACAACAATCTAAGGTAATATTGCTCGCCAGAGGAAGGTGGAACAAAGAATATTCTCCCAATAGAAAATGCAGAAGTTCTTCTTTTTTCCCATCTTTTTAGGTTTTGTTTCCACACAAACTTTAGAGAAAATTCTACATAAGTCAATTCTCTTGCTTCAGCAAAAGTCTTATTAGCTTCAAACCAGCTTAAAAATATAGATTCCTTAACGGTTGGTGTATTGACAACTGCATCAATTGGATCATCATCCGAAAATATGACCGTCTGATTATTTGGTAGGTGAAAAGATAGTCTTTCTACAGATGGTTCTCTATGGTGTATTGGGAATTTAAAACTTCTCCAAGCAGCTTCACAAGGTGATATGTATCGGCAATCACAATACATATTTATTTCATCAACCACCCCCGAGTCTTCATTATTT contains:
- the LOC104239886 gene encoding uncharacterized protein; this encodes MSKAAKVVIRSLTDLESIVSFRFSLRMLSIPLHSDCPCINNQGDRIHATIGKYVLKFFRNKIHELRLYRMNYFVVGPNNLKLRTTTHKLKLTFTQKTFVEETNDPSFHMNIFNLRPFHQLTNEHDVDETELLDVVGQIVTYEDVKTYNQGDDQSFLINVVLEDDQRNMIMAILWSELVDQIQHHLNESADEPLIVVFQHMKPQKYRDYLQHVNQTLSESLEQVLNKVTLLEMNGTSNVRLRLIGKRGSDGRRYNLPTVLEVAALIVGDFEQTRSDRDIIVESQSGQLQRINELNAAYLGLQYPLLFPYGEDGYREDIPLNDIDVSAGGRKCVSTREYLSYKIQERKDEVPSIVSARILFQQFLVDGYTMMESSRLKFIRLHQKQLRAHFYNRLQDVVLHGDIEPSSQGQRVILSSSFTGGARYMLQNYQDAMAICKWAGYPDLFITFTCNPKWPEITRFVESRGLSPEDRPDVLTRVFKIKLDRMIKDIRDNKVFGEVKAVIYTVEFQKRGLPHAHILLFLVNKYPTVGDIDGIISAELPDKKVDPYYYNAVTNFMMHGPCGTARKSSPCMQNGRCTKHFPKKFVSSTTIDEDGYPIYRRRDDGRTANRVGIALDNRYVVPHNRFLLLKYGAHINVEWCNQSRSIKYLFKFVNKGNDRVTSAFSQSVNNEDSGVVDEINMYCDCRYISPCEAAWRSFKFPIHHREPSVERLSFHLPNNQTVIFSDDDPIDAVVNTPTVKESIFLSWFEANKTFAEARELTYVEFSLKFVWKQNLKRWEKRRTSAFSIGRIFFVPPSSGEQYYLRLLLNVVKGPKSYEDLKKINGSDHETFRDACYALGLLDDYDKEYVDAIMEASNWGMTSYLRQIFAMLLLSNSMSRSESVWQATWHLLSEDILYEERRILDHPEAYLTDEELKNRCLQKLETFLKEAHLTDEELKNRCLQKLETFLKGCGRSFLNFRTMPRPVYNTEEVDNNNILIRDELRYNKRALAEEHQQLVKNLTDEQKSVYEKIIRDVNEDKGEFFFLYGFGGTDKTFIWRTLSSAIISRGDIVLTVASSEIASLLLPGGRKAHSRFVIPLNVTEDSTCNIKQGTPLANLIIKAKLIIWDEAPMMHRYCFEALDKTLRDILRFKDASNLHRPFGGKTIVLGADFRQILPVIPKGSRQDIVNASLNSSYLWPHCQLLKLTKNMRLQDNEIGTHLDELRVFSDWILAIGDGIVGTSVDGNEKVQIPDDLLIKQSVDPTSAIVESTYPNFNSRCNDIGYLQQRAILTQTLDMVESINEYMISLNESSEKSYLSSDTICNSDSTYSALEHVHTPEFLNTIKCSGVPNHALTLKVGIPLMLLRNIGQSAGLCNGTRLIITKLGNQVIEAKVLAGQMAGQKVFIPRMTLTPSDARIPFKFQRRQFSIIVSFAMTINKSQRQSLSHVGLFLKKPVFTHGQLYVALSRVTSRKGLKILVCDDDGNITTEATNVVFKEVFRNLV